A genomic stretch from Amia ocellicauda isolate fAmiCal2 chromosome 23, fAmiCal2.hap1, whole genome shotgun sequence includes:
- the ugp2b gene encoding UDP-glucose pyrophosphorylase 2b isoform X2: MSRYVEGFTKRATNSGMAQFEEVIRQELEESMKNELEKLQATATGVEAEVTRKDFEGFKKLFHRFLQEKGPSVDWGKIQRPPEDSIQPYDKIKSKGLPDNIASVLNKLVVVKLNGGLGTSMGCKGPKSLISVRNENTFLDLTVQQIEHLNKTYNADVPLVLMNSFNTDEDTKKILQKYTHCRVKIHTFNQSRYPRINKESLLPVAPDVSKTGENADAWYPPGHGDVYASFYNSGLLDHLIAEGKEYLFVSNIDNLGATVDLYILNHLMSQPNGKRCEFVMEVTDKTRADVKGGTLTQYGGKLRLLEIAQVPKAHVDEFKSVSKFKIFNTNNLWISLPAIKRLQEQNAIDMEIIVNPKTLDGGLNVIQLETAVGAAIKSFDNALGINVPRSRFLPVKTTSDLLLVMSNLYSLNAGSLTMSEKREFPTVPLVKLGSSFTKVQDYLMRFESIPDMLELDHLTVSGDVTFGKNVGLKGTVIIIANHGDRIDIPAGAVLENKIVSGNLRILDH; the protein is encoded by the exons ATGTCGCGTTACGTTGAAG GTTTTACCAAGCGAGCTACCAACAGTGGGATGGCGCAGTTTGAAGAAGTGATCCGCCAGGAGCTGGAAGAATCCATGAAGAATGAGCTGGAGAAACTGCAGGCGACGGCAACCGGTGTCGAGGCAGAG GTTACCAGGAAGGACTTTGAGGGCTTTAAGAAGTTGTTCCACAGATTTCTGCAGGAGAAAGGACCCTCTGTGGACTGGGGGAAGATTCAGAGACCCCCAGAGGATTCG ATCCAGCCCTATGACAAGATCAAGTCCAAGGGGCTTCCGGACAACATCGCCTCCGTGCTGAACAAGCTGGTGGTGGTGAAGCTCAATGGAGGCCTGGGGACCAGCATGGGCTGCAAGGGTCCCAAGAGTCTGATCAGCGTGAGGAACGAGAACACCTTCCTGGATCTCACCGTGCAGCAGATTGAG CACTTAAACAAAACCTACAATGCAGACGTGCCCTTGGTTTTGATGAACTCTTTCAACACAGATGAGGACACCAAGAAGATCTTACAGAAATATACGCACTGTCGGGTGAAGATCCACACCTTCAACCAAAGCAG ATATCCTCGGATAAACAAGGAATCCCTCCTTCCGGTCGCACCGGATGTGTCCAAGACAGGAGAGAACGCCGATGCCTGGTATCCCCCTGGCCACGGTGACGTGTACGCCAGCTTCTACAACTCGGGGCTGCTGGACCACTTGATAGCGGAAGGGAAGGAGTATTTATTTGTGTCCAACATCGATAACCTGGGAGCCACTGTGGACCTGTACATCCTCAACCACCTGATGAGCCAGCCCAACGGCAAACGCTGCGAGTTCGTCATGGAGGTCACGGACAAGACCAGGGCCGACGTCAAG GGTGGCACTCTGACGCAGTACGGGGGCAAGCTGAGACTCCTGGAGATTGCTCAGGTACCCAAGGCACATGTGGATGAGTTCAAGTCGGTCTCCAAATTCAAGATCTTCAACACCAACAACCTGTGGATCTCACTGCCGGCCATCAAGAGGCTACAGGAGCAGAACGCCATCGACATGGAGATTATTGTGAACCCCAAG ACTCTGGACGGGGGGCTGAATGTGATCCAGCTGGAGACAGCGGTGGGGGCGGCCATTAAGAGTTTCGACAACGCGCTTGGCATCAACGTCCCCAGGAGCCGCTTCCTGCCGGTCAAGACGACCTCTGACCTCCTGCTGGTGATGTCCAACCTGTACAGCCTGAACGCAGGCTCCCTGACCATGAGCGAGAAGAGGGAGTTCCCCACCGTGCCGCTGGTCAAACTGGGCAGCTCCTTCACCAAG GTTCAAGACTATTTGATGAGGTTCGAGAGTATACCAGACATGCTCGAGCTGGATCACCTGACCGTGTCTGGAGACGTGACCTTTGGGAAGAACGTTGGTCTTAAG GGAACAGTGATTATTATTGCAAATCACGGAGACCGGATCGACATACCTGCCGGAGCTGTGCTGGAGAACAAGATCGTGTCTGGCAACCTGCGCATCCTCGACCACTGA
- the ugp2b gene encoding UDP-glucose pyrophosphorylase 2b isoform X1, whose translation MSRYVEVAPEVLFWVAEFQSPSGFTKRATNSGMAQFEEVIRQELEESMKNELEKLQATATGVEAEVTRKDFEGFKKLFHRFLQEKGPSVDWGKIQRPPEDSIQPYDKIKSKGLPDNIASVLNKLVVVKLNGGLGTSMGCKGPKSLISVRNENTFLDLTVQQIEHLNKTYNADVPLVLMNSFNTDEDTKKILQKYTHCRVKIHTFNQSRYPRINKESLLPVAPDVSKTGENADAWYPPGHGDVYASFYNSGLLDHLIAEGKEYLFVSNIDNLGATVDLYILNHLMSQPNGKRCEFVMEVTDKTRADVKGGTLTQYGGKLRLLEIAQVPKAHVDEFKSVSKFKIFNTNNLWISLPAIKRLQEQNAIDMEIIVNPKTLDGGLNVIQLETAVGAAIKSFDNALGINVPRSRFLPVKTTSDLLLVMSNLYSLNAGSLTMSEKREFPTVPLVKLGSSFTKVQDYLMRFESIPDMLELDHLTVSGDVTFGKNVGLKGTVIIIANHGDRIDIPAGAVLENKIVSGNLRILDH comes from the exons ATGTCGCGTTACGTTGAAG TTGCCCCAGAAGTGTTATTTTGGGTAGCAGAGTTCCAGAGTCCCTCAG GTTTTACCAAGCGAGCTACCAACAGTGGGATGGCGCAGTTTGAAGAAGTGATCCGCCAGGAGCTGGAAGAATCCATGAAGAATGAGCTGGAGAAACTGCAGGCGACGGCAACCGGTGTCGAGGCAGAG GTTACCAGGAAGGACTTTGAGGGCTTTAAGAAGTTGTTCCACAGATTTCTGCAGGAGAAAGGACCCTCTGTGGACTGGGGGAAGATTCAGAGACCCCCAGAGGATTCG ATCCAGCCCTATGACAAGATCAAGTCCAAGGGGCTTCCGGACAACATCGCCTCCGTGCTGAACAAGCTGGTGGTGGTGAAGCTCAATGGAGGCCTGGGGACCAGCATGGGCTGCAAGGGTCCCAAGAGTCTGATCAGCGTGAGGAACGAGAACACCTTCCTGGATCTCACCGTGCAGCAGATTGAG CACTTAAACAAAACCTACAATGCAGACGTGCCCTTGGTTTTGATGAACTCTTTCAACACAGATGAGGACACCAAGAAGATCTTACAGAAATATACGCACTGTCGGGTGAAGATCCACACCTTCAACCAAAGCAG ATATCCTCGGATAAACAAGGAATCCCTCCTTCCGGTCGCACCGGATGTGTCCAAGACAGGAGAGAACGCCGATGCCTGGTATCCCCCTGGCCACGGTGACGTGTACGCCAGCTTCTACAACTCGGGGCTGCTGGACCACTTGATAGCGGAAGGGAAGGAGTATTTATTTGTGTCCAACATCGATAACCTGGGAGCCACTGTGGACCTGTACATCCTCAACCACCTGATGAGCCAGCCCAACGGCAAACGCTGCGAGTTCGTCATGGAGGTCACGGACAAGACCAGGGCCGACGTCAAG GGTGGCACTCTGACGCAGTACGGGGGCAAGCTGAGACTCCTGGAGATTGCTCAGGTACCCAAGGCACATGTGGATGAGTTCAAGTCGGTCTCCAAATTCAAGATCTTCAACACCAACAACCTGTGGATCTCACTGCCGGCCATCAAGAGGCTACAGGAGCAGAACGCCATCGACATGGAGATTATTGTGAACCCCAAG ACTCTGGACGGGGGGCTGAATGTGATCCAGCTGGAGACAGCGGTGGGGGCGGCCATTAAGAGTTTCGACAACGCGCTTGGCATCAACGTCCCCAGGAGCCGCTTCCTGCCGGTCAAGACGACCTCTGACCTCCTGCTGGTGATGTCCAACCTGTACAGCCTGAACGCAGGCTCCCTGACCATGAGCGAGAAGAGGGAGTTCCCCACCGTGCCGCTGGTCAAACTGGGCAGCTCCTTCACCAAG GTTCAAGACTATTTGATGAGGTTCGAGAGTATACCAGACATGCTCGAGCTGGATCACCTGACCGTGTCTGGAGACGTGACCTTTGGGAAGAACGTTGGTCTTAAG GGAACAGTGATTATTATTGCAAATCACGGAGACCGGATCGACATACCTGCCGGAGCTGTGCTGGAGAACAAGATCGTGTCTGGCAACCTGCGCATCCTCGACCACTGA
- the ugp2b gene encoding UDP-glucose pyrophosphorylase 2b isoform X3: MAQFEEVIRQELEESMKNELEKLQATATGVEAEVTRKDFEGFKKLFHRFLQEKGPSVDWGKIQRPPEDSIQPYDKIKSKGLPDNIASVLNKLVVVKLNGGLGTSMGCKGPKSLISVRNENTFLDLTVQQIEHLNKTYNADVPLVLMNSFNTDEDTKKILQKYTHCRVKIHTFNQSRYPRINKESLLPVAPDVSKTGENADAWYPPGHGDVYASFYNSGLLDHLIAEGKEYLFVSNIDNLGATVDLYILNHLMSQPNGKRCEFVMEVTDKTRADVKGGTLTQYGGKLRLLEIAQVPKAHVDEFKSVSKFKIFNTNNLWISLPAIKRLQEQNAIDMEIIVNPKTLDGGLNVIQLETAVGAAIKSFDNALGINVPRSRFLPVKTTSDLLLVMSNLYSLNAGSLTMSEKREFPTVPLVKLGSSFTKVQDYLMRFESIPDMLELDHLTVSGDVTFGKNVGLKGTVIIIANHGDRIDIPAGAVLENKIVSGNLRILDH, from the exons ATGGCGCAGTTTGAAGAAGTGATCCGCCAGGAGCTGGAAGAATCCATGAAGAATGAGCTGGAGAAACTGCAGGCGACGGCAACCGGTGTCGAGGCAGAG GTTACCAGGAAGGACTTTGAGGGCTTTAAGAAGTTGTTCCACAGATTTCTGCAGGAGAAAGGACCCTCTGTGGACTGGGGGAAGATTCAGAGACCCCCAGAGGATTCG ATCCAGCCCTATGACAAGATCAAGTCCAAGGGGCTTCCGGACAACATCGCCTCCGTGCTGAACAAGCTGGTGGTGGTGAAGCTCAATGGAGGCCTGGGGACCAGCATGGGCTGCAAGGGTCCCAAGAGTCTGATCAGCGTGAGGAACGAGAACACCTTCCTGGATCTCACCGTGCAGCAGATTGAG CACTTAAACAAAACCTACAATGCAGACGTGCCCTTGGTTTTGATGAACTCTTTCAACACAGATGAGGACACCAAGAAGATCTTACAGAAATATACGCACTGTCGGGTGAAGATCCACACCTTCAACCAAAGCAG ATATCCTCGGATAAACAAGGAATCCCTCCTTCCGGTCGCACCGGATGTGTCCAAGACAGGAGAGAACGCCGATGCCTGGTATCCCCCTGGCCACGGTGACGTGTACGCCAGCTTCTACAACTCGGGGCTGCTGGACCACTTGATAGCGGAAGGGAAGGAGTATTTATTTGTGTCCAACATCGATAACCTGGGAGCCACTGTGGACCTGTACATCCTCAACCACCTGATGAGCCAGCCCAACGGCAAACGCTGCGAGTTCGTCATGGAGGTCACGGACAAGACCAGGGCCGACGTCAAG GGTGGCACTCTGACGCAGTACGGGGGCAAGCTGAGACTCCTGGAGATTGCTCAGGTACCCAAGGCACATGTGGATGAGTTCAAGTCGGTCTCCAAATTCAAGATCTTCAACACCAACAACCTGTGGATCTCACTGCCGGCCATCAAGAGGCTACAGGAGCAGAACGCCATCGACATGGAGATTATTGTGAACCCCAAG ACTCTGGACGGGGGGCTGAATGTGATCCAGCTGGAGACAGCGGTGGGGGCGGCCATTAAGAGTTTCGACAACGCGCTTGGCATCAACGTCCCCAGGAGCCGCTTCCTGCCGGTCAAGACGACCTCTGACCTCCTGCTGGTGATGTCCAACCTGTACAGCCTGAACGCAGGCTCCCTGACCATGAGCGAGAAGAGGGAGTTCCCCACCGTGCCGCTGGTCAAACTGGGCAGCTCCTTCACCAAG GTTCAAGACTATTTGATGAGGTTCGAGAGTATACCAGACATGCTCGAGCTGGATCACCTGACCGTGTCTGGAGACGTGACCTTTGGGAAGAACGTTGGTCTTAAG GGAACAGTGATTATTATTGCAAATCACGGAGACCGGATCGACATACCTGCCGGAGCTGTGCTGGAGAACAAGATCGTGTCTGGCAACCTGCGCATCCTCGACCACTGA
- the mdh1ab gene encoding malate dehydrogenase 1Ab, NAD (soluble): protein MSDPIKVLVTGAAGQIAYSLLYSIAKGDVFGKDQALILVLLDIPPMLPVLDGVVMELQDCALPLLREVIPTDKEEVAFKDLDAAVLVGSMPRKEGMERKDLLKANVNIFKSQGGALEKYAKKTVKVLVVGNPANTNCLIASKSAPSIPKENFSCLTRLDHNRARSQVAMRVGVSADNVKDVIIWGNHSSTQYPDVHHAKVSIKGKEISAYDAVKDDAWLKGDFISTVQQRGAAVIKARKLSSAMSAAKAICDHMRDIWFGTLEGEFISMGVYSSGNSYGVPDDLIYSFPVTIKDKTWKIVEGLSINDFSRGKMDATAEELVEERDTAVSFLGV, encoded by the exons ATG TCTGACCCCATTAAGGTTTTGGTGACCGGCGCTGCTGGGCAGATCGCCTACTCCCTTCTGTACAGCATCGCCAAGGGAGATGTCTTCGGCAAAGATCAG GCCCTTATCCTTGTTCTCCTTGACATCCCTCCAATGCTACCAGTCCTAGATGGAGTTGTGATGGAACTGCAGGACTGTGCTCTCCCACTTCTGAGAG AGGTCATTCCCACTGACAAGGAGGAGGTGGCATTCAAGGACCTCGATGCTGCAGTCCTGGTGGGATCGATGCCAAGGAAGGAAGGCATGGAGAGGAAGGACCTATTGAAAGCCAATGTGAACATTTTCAAGTCCCAGGGTGGTGCTCTGGAGAAATATGCTAAGAAGACTGTCAAG GTCCTGGTGGTTGGAAACCCTGCAAACACCAACTGCCTGATTGCCTCAAAATCGGCTCCATCTATCCCAAAGGAGAACTTCTCCTGCTTGACTCGTTTGGATCACAATAGGGCCAGGTCACAG GTTGCAATGCGGGTGGGAGTTTCTGCAGACAATGTGAAGGATGTCATCATCTGGGGGAACCACTCCTCCACCCAGTACCCTGACGTTCACCACGCCAAGGTCTCCATTAAGGGCAAGGAGATCTCCGCATATGATGCAGTGAAGGATGACGCCTGGCTCAAGGGAGACTTCATTTCT ACGGTGCAGCAGCGTGGGGCTGCCGTGATCAAGGCCCGCAAGCTGTCCAGCGCCATGTCGGCTGCCAAAGCTATCTGTGACCACATGAGGGACATCTGGTTCGGTACTCTCGAG GGTGAGTTCATCTCTATGGGGGTGTATTCTTCTGGAAACTCCTATGGTGTCCCAGATGATCTCATCTACTCTTTCCCTGTGACCATCAAG GACAAGACCTGGAAGATTGTAGAGGGCCTGTCCATCAACGACTTCTCCCGTGGGAAGATGGATGCCACCGCGGAAGAGCTGGTGGAGGAGAGAGATACCGCCGTCTCATTCCTGGGAGTCTGA